A stretch of DNA from Mobula hypostoma chromosome 22, sMobHyp1.1, whole genome shotgun sequence:
AACCgtcaattttaattttttcagcTACTTGCGAGGAAGAACAATGcaggcatttttttttgttttgtcttgtccgttggtttcaattttgtttcttttttccatggatttGATTTTGGAGAACCTCAGATTCCATACTGGCCAGATGTAATCTGGGGTGAGGTGAAAATTTGTGCATCTGTATTCCAGATATGAGATGCCTACATTTCTGAGGGAAATGACCATTTGGGGGAAATTGCTCATTGGTAGATGATTAAATTCTGAATTTGAAATTAACAATTTTGGAAAGATTCGAATACTTTTGGGAACAATTCTAAAAGTTGCTTTACTAATAagacttccttttttaaagaacatAAAAGATGTTCTCCGAGGACTATGCCATATTGATTTTGAGTTTGAGATTACTTGAAAAATAGCTTTGATGCAATCAGTTTTTTGTCATGTAAAATACAAATGGAAAGTGGTAAAGAGTTTCCCTGGGGGGTTCACTCTAATACAGTACATGGATAACCTCCTGCTGACCTTCCCAAGCAAGAAAATTTGTGAGCAGGACTCCCTCTAACCTTTTACATAAACTAGCTAAGAAAGGTCAAAGTACCAAAGCAGAAACTACAGTTTGTAGAAGCTGAAGTTACTTATCTGGGACAAACCCTATCCCAGAACACAAGGTCATTGAAGCAATAATTAAAGCACCATAGACAACGACTCAGGGAAATGAAGCATTTCCTGGGGACGACTGGGTATTGCAGACAGTAGATTTTAGATTACGTCACTTCTGTCCGGCCCCTCCAGAAAAGACCTTTTCCTAGCCAACCAGATCCGTTATGCTGGACCCCAGAAGCTGAGGAAGCAGTTAAAAGAAGCAATGATATTCTCCTCAGCTTTGGGCCTCCCAGACTATGGTCAGTATGACAGGAGTCTAAACAGACTGTGATTATTAAATGTGCAGCACATACTGGGGAGTTGGATGAGCTCTCCAAGGCCAAAAAAGAAGCAGATTGTTTCAAAAGAGGCAGCAATTAGGCCACCCCTTGTTGTGCCAGAAACAAGCACCCCAAGCAGTTGGCCCTGATGACATCTCTACTGTGGAGGATATATGAGCATACCAGCCCACTGCTCCATCCGACGAGAGGGTAAAACCTGGGTTGTAAGCAGCACGATGGCATGTGGCTTCACCCTGATGAACTCACTGTGGCCCCAGGTAAACTGGTACCATGGGTTGCCTGATGTGTTCACAGGTTCACACATGCGGGCAAGAGGCGAATGACTAATCAAATAAACCAAACTTGGTATGCCCCTGGAGTATCTCAAGTTGCAGAGCAAATCTGTAGACCATGTGTGACATGTGCTTTACATAAACTGGGAAAATGGTACAAGTAACAGGGGCTCATACCCCACCATCAGATAGCTCTTTTGTACACTTACAGATGGACTTTATTGAATTGACTCAATGTGAAGGGTACAAGTAGGTATTAATCATTATTGAGGTGTTCTCACGATGGGTTGAAGCATTTCCTTGTAGAAAGAATGATGCAGTTACCAGTAGCAAAATGTTTGTTAAAGGAAATAATCCCGCAATTTGGGATTCCCTGGAAACGATCTAGTGACAGctatcatcaaagttgctggtgaacgcagcaggccaggcagcatctctaggaagaggtacggtcgacgtttcgggccgagacccttcgtcaggactaattaaggaagagctagtaagagatttgaaagtgggagggggagggggagatccaaaatgataggagaagacaggagggggagggatggagccaagagctggacaggtaattggcaaaggggatatgagaggatcaagggacaggaggcccagggagaaggaaaagggggaggggggaacccagatgatgggcaaggggtatagtgaaagggacagagggagaaaaaggagagagagaaagaatgtgtgtatataaataagtaataaatctttttctccctctgtccctctcactataccccttgcccatcctctgggttccccccctcccccttttccttctccctgggcctcctgtcccttgatcctctcatatcccttttgccaatcacctgtccagctcttggctccatccctccccctcctgtcttctcctatcattttggatctccccctcccactttcaaatctcttactagctcttccttcagttagtcctgaccaagggtctcggcccgaaacgtcgaccgtacctcttcctagagatgctgcctggcctgctgcgttcaccagcaactttgatgtgtgttgcttgaatttccagcatctgcagaattcctcgtgtttacgtagtGACAACTATACCCATTTTATTGGTAAAGTAATTAAAGTATGCAAAGCCTTAGAGGTGGATCAACATTTTCATCCTCAGTCAGTGGGTCTAGTGGAAAGGATGAACAgaacaattaaaaataaacttaGCAAATGTGAGAAGAAAGTGGACCAAAGTGGAAACAGGTGCTGCCTTTGGTTCTGATGACCATTCAAGCCACTGCTAATAGAACCACTGGCTTGTCCCCACATGAAATCATAATGGGATGGCCCCTGTGCCTACCGTCTGACCAGCCACTGGGAGTTAAGTAGCCGGATGTGGATAACCTGGACGAGGGTATGCTGAGGTTATTGCCCTAACAAAAAAGCATTACCAAATATCATCCACAGGTAAAGGAAGCCCAGGAACCAACAGCAGACACCATGACATCGAGCCAGGAGATCACGTCGTGGTGCGGACATTTAAAAGAAAGAACTGCTGGAACCTTGATTTGAAGGACCCTTTCAGGGAATTCTGGTCACTAATACAGCCATCAAGGTAAGAAAAAAGCTGTCATGGATTCACGCTTCTCACTGTAAGAAGGTGAGATGTGAGGAAAAATATAAAACCACTAACAGTCCCAACGACAGCAGTTGTTTCAGCCCTCATCTTTTCTATGACATATCTTACTGCCATTTCTTACAAATGGGCAAACAGGACCAATGCTCTAAACTGCTGGGTTTTTATGGATGTCCAAGCACATGTGGAAATGGGTGTGCCCTTTAATGGAACAGACCCTCTGCCTTGGACATGTTGGTACAATGGTGTTGATACTTAGAAACATAAACCCTTCTTCTCTTTATTGGTACAGCCAGAATGTCACTGGGGGAAGATGGGGATACAAATTTGGAAACAAGCAGTGTTTTACAGGATGATGTACATCTTCATACAACAATGCCAACTCCAAAATAAAAGGAGTTGTCCTGGGGAAGGTAACACTTGCCTATAGAACTAGTAAAGCAGTGTGGGAACTAATTAAGATGGCATTAGCCCTGGGAAAGTTAGCAAATGAAAATGCATATGCTCTCTTTCAAATCCAACAAGCAATACCTAAATGGTCTGCAGAATTGGTGGCAGTTTGCACAGTGGCACTGCAAAACTGAACAGCTTTGGACTTCAGTCAAGTTTTATCCAAGAAAGGAGGCATATGTGACCTGAttcagcatgttactgaacctacaagggaacatgccATCTTAGATCTGATCCCgcgcaatgagacaggtaaaattagtgatcttgtaggtagggatcctcttggaaagagtgatcacagtatgactgagtttctcatacaagtGGAA
This window harbors:
- the LOC134336569 gene encoding uncharacterized protein LOC134336569 isoform X2, whose amino-acid sequence is MEDTSESVAGLNFQQPRRGKGSPGTNSRHHDIEPGDHVVVRTFKRKNCWNLDLKDPFREFWSLIQPSRFQEASTYSDGPYAKKLSGREQADVRLHFAH